Proteins encoded within one genomic window of Novipirellula galeiformis:
- a CDS encoding DUF1559 domain-containing protein, whose amino-acid sequence MSRRSKTGFTLVELLVVIAIIGVLVGLLLPAVQAAREAARRMSCSNNMKQLGLALHNYHDTHQKFPPSGVASGSMTGGTAKPALGQTRNHRGWTMLLPFIEQAALYESFDFSVASSGCVYGGGGNTIDGPKPGEAGNANDIAVSTSVPAFLCPSDPNPTHYTAGHSAYSISDGTTTRQGAFTNYDFSVNYFYSSTGKWSDLSLSTRSMFGMNDQSRMRDVLDGTSNSIAIAETLRNTRNGESATWGYNKWVGHGVSVSYFGINHKTDASTPLLPYRLATYMTSGSLHPGGAQYTFGDGSVHFLTDSIDIVTLRRLDYIADGQVVPEY is encoded by the coding sequence ATGAGTCGTCGTTCGAAAACGGGTTTTACACTCGTTGAATTATTAGTGGTGATCGCCATCATCGGAGTCTTGGTCGGATTGCTGTTGCCGGCGGTACAAGCCGCCCGTGAAGCAGCCCGCCGAATGTCGTGCAGCAACAACATGAAACAGCTGGGACTGGCACTGCACAATTACCACGACACGCACCAAAAGTTTCCGCCTTCGGGGGTCGCAAGTGGATCGATGACCGGGGGAACGGCCAAACCAGCTCTCGGGCAAACTCGTAACCATCGCGGTTGGACGATGTTGTTGCCATTCATCGAGCAAGCAGCGCTCTACGAGTCATTTGACTTCAGCGTGGCATCGAGCGGCTGTGTTTATGGTGGTGGTGGTAATACCATCGATGGTCCCAAGCCTGGTGAGGCTGGCAATGCCAACGACATTGCCGTGAGCACCTCGGTTCCCGCTTTCCTGTGCCCGTCGGACCCCAATCCGACCCACTACACAGCAGGCCACTCAGCGTACTCCATCTCGGACGGGACGACGACGCGGCAAGGCGCCTTCACGAATTACGACTTCAGCGTTAACTATTTCTACAGCTCTACCGGCAAATGGAGCGACCTATCGCTGAGCACCCGAAGTATGTTCGGGATGAATGATCAATCCCGAATGCGAGACGTCTTAGATGGCACCAGCAATTCAATCGCGATTGCGGAGACGCTTCGAAATACTAGAAATGGCGAATCGGCAACCTGGGGCTACAACAAGTGGGTCGGCCACGGAGTGAGTGTGTCTTACTTCGGAATCAATCACAAAACAGACGCAAGCACTCCGCTACTCCCTTACAGATTAGCGACGTACATGACGTCGGGCAGTCTGCATCCCGGAGGTGCTCAATATACCTTTGGCGATGGTTCGGTTCACTTTCTGACCGATTCGATCGACATCGTCACGCTCCGCCGACTCGACTACATCGCCGACGGACAGGTTGTCCCGGAGTATTGA